Proteins found in one Phycisphaerae bacterium genomic segment:
- a CDS encoding protein-glutamate O-methyltransferase CheR — protein MNADTQDLTRNDYELIRRLVYAKSGINLGANKIQLVRARLGRKVRTGEYKSFRHYFRTIEEDPSGEKLCELLDAITTNTTHLFREIRHFHLLSSIIKTWVEDHKWRADNPCLRIWSAACSSGEEPHSIAMIAHDTLLQHPGIELKILATDLSVKVLSRAKLGTYEMHRVGTVPANLKTRYFQRIRSEDGQSLLQLIPELRKTITFSRFNLMTPSFPFRHGFHVIFCRNVMIYFDRQTQHTLVNKLANQLRPGGVLMIGHSESLNGIDHPLKYVEPTVYQRQ, from the coding sequence ATGAACGCCGACACCCAGGATCTCACCCGAAATGACTACGAACTGATCCGCCGCTTGGTCTACGCCAAGAGCGGCATCAATCTCGGGGCCAACAAGATCCAGCTGGTCCGAGCCCGGCTCGGCAGGAAGGTCCGCACCGGCGAGTACAAGTCCTTCAGGCACTACTTCCGCACCATCGAGGAGGACCCGAGCGGAGAGAAGCTCTGCGAACTGCTCGACGCCATCACCACCAACACGACCCACCTGTTCCGGGAGATCCGCCACTTCCACCTGCTCAGCTCGATCATCAAGACGTGGGTCGAGGACCACAAGTGGCGCGCCGACAACCCGTGCCTGCGCATCTGGAGCGCGGCTTGCTCCAGCGGCGAGGAACCCCACTCCATCGCCATGATCGCCCACGATACCCTCCTTCAGCACCCGGGAATCGAGCTGAAGATCCTGGCCACCGATCTCTCCGTCAAGGTGCTCAGCCGAGCCAAGCTGGGCACCTACGAGATGCATCGGGTCGGCACCGTTCCGGCTAACCTGAAGACCAGGTACTTCCAGAGAATCCGCAGCGAGGACGGCCAATCCCTCCTCCAGCTGATCCCCGAACTGCGCAAAACCATTACCTTCTCGCGGTTCAACCTGATGACCCCCAGCTTCCCCTTCCGCCACGGCTTCCATGTCATCTTCTGCCGGAACGTCATGATCTACTTCGATCGCCAGACTCAGCACACCCTGGTCAACAAGCTGGCCAACCAGCTGCGGCCGGGGGGGGTCCTGATGATCGGGCACTCGGAGAGCCTCAACGGAATCGATCACCCGCTGAAGTACGTGGAACCCACCGTCTATCAGCGGCAGTGA
- a CDS encoding chemotaxis protein CheX — protein sequence MPQTKTTLKELFSEILANLAFMFTDDEESEPSDQDVWLETSVRYLGPNRGTLVFHCPRRFTTGLAANLLGVDPEAPQVDNQSEDAVKEFMNILCGQLVTQFFGSQDIYNLSIPQCRVLPEVPEFIAARDPNVASLSVDGSRIQLVHLIEDPAPSPAGA from the coding sequence ATGCCACAGACGAAAACGACACTGAAGGAACTCTTTTCTGAGATCCTGGCCAACCTGGCGTTCATGTTCACGGACGACGAGGAAAGCGAACCCTCCGACCAGGATGTCTGGCTGGAAACGAGCGTCCGCTACCTCGGCCCGAACCGCGGCACGCTGGTGTTCCACTGCCCCCGCCGGTTCACCACAGGACTGGCCGCCAACCTCCTCGGCGTCGACCCCGAGGCCCCCCAGGTCGACAACCAGTCCGAGGATGCCGTCAAGGAATTCATGAACATCCTCTGCGGCCAACTGGTCACCCAGTTCTTCGGCTCCCAGGACATCTACAACCTGAGCATCCCGCAATGCCGTGTCCTGCCGGAAGTGCCCGAGTTCATCGCCGCCCGGGACCCGAACGTCGCCAGCCTCTCCGTCGACGGCTCCCGCATCCAGCTGGTCCATCTCATCGAAGACCCAGCACCATCACCGGCCGGGGCCTAG
- a CDS encoding response regulator: protein MSHDVLIVDDSVTIRQMVKKTLDIAGLNVGEVYEASNGIEALAQLNDHPVAVMLVDINMPTMNGIQLLTRMRGNRRLKDIPIVIVSTEGSQQRIAELESIGAFGYVRKPFHPEQLRDVLKPLLGVKDHATDENDTEGTLF from the coding sequence ATGTCACACGACGTCTTGATCGTGGATGATTCGGTAACGATTCGGCAGATGGTGAAGAAGACCCTGGACATCGCCGGACTCAACGTCGGCGAGGTCTATGAGGCCTCCAACGGGATCGAGGCCCTGGCCCAGCTCAACGACCATCCGGTGGCGGTGATGCTCGTGGACATCAACATGCCCACCATGAATGGAATCCAGCTCCTCACCCGCATGCGCGGCAACCGCAGGCTCAAGGATATCCCCATCGTGATCGTGTCCACCGAGGGGAGCCAGCAGCGAATCGCCGAGCTCGAGTCGATCGGGGCCTTCGGTTACGTCCGCAAACCGTTCCACCCCGAACAGCTCCGCGACGTGTTGAAACCCCTCCTCGGAGTCAAAGACCATGCCACAGACGAAAACGACACTGAAGGAACTCTTTTCTGA
- a CDS encoding HDOD domain-containing protein: protein MTTVDAILGRVREIQPLPGTVLKLITVVNDPKSTVEQIVETIRYDQAVTSQMLRIVNSAFFGLTRQVYSLSDAMRCLGTTKVLQLVMAVHTNTLLCKSQPGYGLPPGTLWKHSVGVAIACSSLSEHLDFNNKSLLFTAGLLHDIGKVILNEYVAEEFAEIAQRVNENHLSFAEAEKQILGFSHDEIGGRVAEKWQLPEAITLGIRHHHNPAALDPPNSLVDALHLADCVCLLLGIGLGADELCYRADERVMARYGMGEPDLEVIGAQTLMELKRVENMFDQASTSQELDPALARQEV, encoded by the coding sequence ATGACCACTGTGGACGCCATCCTCGGCCGGGTACGCGAGATCCAGCCGTTGCCGGGTACGGTCCTCAAGCTGATCACCGTCGTCAACGACCCAAAGAGCACCGTGGAACAGATCGTCGAAACCATCCGCTACGATCAGGCCGTGACCAGCCAGATGCTCAGAATCGTCAACTCCGCCTTCTTCGGCCTCACCCGCCAGGTGTACTCCCTCAGCGACGCCATGCGCTGCCTGGGAACGACCAAGGTCCTCCAACTGGTCATGGCAGTGCACACCAACACGCTGCTCTGCAAGAGCCAGCCGGGCTACGGCTTGCCCCCAGGCACCCTCTGGAAACACTCCGTCGGCGTCGCCATCGCCTGCTCGTCCCTTTCCGAACACCTGGACTTCAACAACAAGAGCCTGCTGTTCACCGCCGGATTGCTCCACGACATCGGCAAGGTCATCCTCAACGAGTATGTGGCCGAGGAGTTCGCCGAGATCGCCCAACGAGTCAACGAAAACCACCTCAGCTTCGCCGAAGCCGAAAAACAGATCCTCGGCTTCTCACACGACGAGATCGGCGGCCGGGTGGCCGAGAAATGGCAGCTCCCCGAGGCGATCACCCTCGGCATCCGCCACCATCACAACCCCGCGGCCCTGGATCCGCCCAACAGCCTGGTCGACGCCCTGCACCTGGCCGACTGCGTGTGCCTGCTGCTGGGAATCGGACTCGGAGCCGACGAATTGTGCTACCGCGCCGACGAACGCGTCATGGCCCGGTACGGCATGGGCGAGCCCGACCTCGAAGTGATTGGCGCCCAGACCCTCATGGAACTGAAACGAGTGGAAAACATGTTCGACCAGGCCTCAACAAGCCAGGAACTCGATCCGGCGCTCGCAAGGCAGGAGGTCTAA
- a CDS encoding chemotaxis protein CheD codes for MMEVVDIADMVVSGNPQDVLVTHSLGSCIGVTIWDPEVHVGGMIHYMLPSSTIAPEKARANPAMFADTGIPAMFRAAYELGAVKKRIVAKVAGGSSLLDDKGTFNIGKRNYIALRKIFWKNGILIEAEDVGGAHSRTLRLSVADGRVTVRKRDGEVEL; via the coding sequence GTGATGGAAGTCGTCGACATCGCGGACATGGTGGTATCCGGCAACCCGCAGGATGTGCTGGTCACCCACTCCCTGGGAAGCTGCATCGGGGTCACCATCTGGGACCCGGAGGTCCACGTGGGAGGCATGATACACTATATGCTGCCTTCCTCAACCATCGCCCCCGAAAAGGCCAGGGCCAACCCGGCCATGTTCGCGGATACCGGCATCCCCGCCATGTTCCGGGCGGCTTACGAGCTCGGAGCCGTCAAGAAGCGGATCGTCGCCAAGGTGGCCGGCGGCTCCTCGCTGCTCGATGACAAGGGCACGTTCAATATCGGAAAACGCAACTACATCGCTCTGCGCAAGATCTTCTGGAAAAACGGCATCCTGATCGAGGCCGAGGACGTCGGCGGAGCCCACAGCCGCACCCTGAGACTATCGGTCGCCGACGGCCGGGTCACCGTCAGAAAACGCGACGGGGAGGTTGAGCTATGA
- a CDS encoding purine-binding chemotaxis protein CheW: MNTLLDRPTANGPGSGGQRPLGGKYLTFKLDNEEYGVEILKVREIMGLLDITKVPQTPDFVEGVINLRGKVIPVIDLRAKFDLPRTEYNDQTCIIVVDVGTMIGIIVDTVNEVNDIPVENIEPPPQLDGTVDTGFILGMGKVKDEVKILLDIAKVLNSENLVMGRDSVLG, encoded by the coding sequence ATGAACACGCTGCTTGACCGGCCGACGGCGAACGGGCCGGGATCCGGCGGACAACGACCGCTCGGCGGCAAGTACCTGACCTTCAAGCTGGACAACGAAGAGTACGGCGTCGAGATCCTCAAAGTGCGCGAGATCATGGGGCTGCTCGACATCACCAAGGTCCCGCAAACCCCGGATTTCGTCGAGGGCGTCATCAACCTCCGAGGCAAGGTCATCCCCGTCATCGACCTGCGGGCCAAGTTCGACCTGCCGCGAACCGAGTACAACGACCAGACCTGCATCATCGTGGTCGACGTGGGAACGATGATCGGCATTATCGTGGACACCGTCAATGAGGTAAACGACATCCCCGTGGAGAACATCGAACCACCACCGCAGTTGGACGGGACCGTCGACACCGGCTTCATCCTGGGTATGGGCAAGGTCAAGGATGAAGTCAAGATCCTCCTGGACATCGCCAAGGTCTTGAACTCCGAAAACCTCGTCATGGGGCGGGACTCGGTCCTGGGCTGA
- a CDS encoding chemotaxis protein CheA: protein MTKAIEKLSARDLSELVTRLSDTVGRIEPDDLSSLAQMHGWCEKVIRATEERGPVPCPALAQQTNTVSSQLEALILGEITNVAAAFTDMSGSINRLAELASESLPRQLPAEPTTPSPSAPSAPPVAGQTQPAAPATAERPKTPFAPEAALSGSIPATYQSQPLKINEAELEFVKGFVEEAREHIEAVEGALLDVEAAPNNTEKIDDLFRPFHTIKGMAGFLNLRDINGLTHEVETLLDQGRRGERQVTPGLIDLIFAVVDILKLQVNAIGVYLTDPCGDTIPQPPVAEMIDKLRAIVAGQLSVDTSTDDSFGSPKRLGDILIETGATSPEAVALAVEMQKTSPDQKLGEILIDLGSATPRQIGRAIRTQTRAQGADSPTIETATRPAQTQPAPAASASAPTFVPPATAASAGGQPGGAADLSVRIDTAKLDFLVDMVGELVIAQTLVNANSLISGDPKLNKDVGQVSKIVRNVQEMAMSLRMVQIGGTFQKMARLVRDVSRKAGKQVQLSLAGEETELDKNVIQQISDPLIHMVRNAVDHGIEPPEARRAAGKNPVGHVHLAAYHQGGNIVVEISDDGKGLDPQMLIAKGIEKGLVQPGEELTDQQAYQLIFAPGLSTAAQITDISGRGVGMDVVKRNIDQLRGKVEIASEKGKGSTFYIRLPLTLAIIDGMVVSVGRERFIIPTIAIAQALRPLPDQVFTVQQRGEMIQVREQLIPLIPLGILFGLSERVDPCDAMVVICNVDGRPVGFVVNDLLGQQQVVIKTLGERFEGLQGIAGAAILGDGRVGLIMEASGLVEAHERYQQRQLIDRRPDSNTKEIPHEHAA from the coding sequence ATGACCAAGGCGATCGAGAAGCTCTCCGCCCGAGATCTCAGCGAACTCGTCACCCGACTCTCCGACACCGTCGGTCGGATCGAGCCCGATGACCTCAGCTCGTTGGCCCAGATGCATGGCTGGTGCGAGAAAGTGATCCGGGCGACGGAGGAACGCGGTCCTGTCCCCTGCCCGGCCTTAGCCCAACAGACCAACACCGTCAGCAGCCAGTTGGAAGCCCTTATCCTCGGAGAGATCACCAACGTCGCCGCCGCGTTCACGGACATGTCCGGTTCCATCAACCGGCTGGCCGAACTCGCCTCCGAGAGTCTGCCCCGCCAGTTGCCGGCGGAACCGACCACTCCCTCGCCATCGGCCCCCTCGGCGCCCCCCGTTGCCGGGCAAACCCAACCCGCAGCACCGGCCACCGCCGAGCGGCCGAAGACCCCCTTCGCGCCAGAGGCGGCCCTCAGCGGCAGCATTCCCGCAACCTACCAATCCCAGCCGCTCAAAATCAACGAAGCCGAGCTCGAGTTCGTGAAGGGCTTCGTCGAAGAGGCCCGCGAACATATCGAGGCGGTCGAAGGCGCGCTGCTCGATGTCGAAGCCGCCCCGAACAACACCGAAAAAATCGACGATTTGTTCCGGCCGTTCCATACCATCAAAGGCATGGCCGGCTTCCTCAACCTCCGGGACATCAACGGTCTGACCCACGAAGTGGAAACACTGCTCGACCAGGGACGCAGGGGAGAACGCCAGGTCACGCCTGGCTTGATCGACCTCATCTTCGCCGTCGTGGATATCCTCAAACTGCAGGTCAACGCGATCGGCGTCTACCTGACCGACCCTTGCGGCGACACCATTCCCCAGCCCCCCGTGGCCGAAATGATCGACAAACTCCGGGCCATCGTTGCCGGCCAGCTCAGCGTGGACACCAGCACCGACGATTCGTTCGGGTCACCCAAGCGGCTCGGGGACATCCTCATCGAGACCGGCGCAACTTCGCCGGAAGCGGTGGCACTCGCTGTGGAAATGCAGAAGACCAGCCCCGATCAGAAACTGGGCGAGATCCTCATCGATCTGGGAAGCGCAACCCCCAGGCAGATCGGCCGAGCCATTCGCACCCAGACCCGAGCCCAAGGTGCGGACAGCCCGACAATCGAGACCGCGACAAGGCCCGCCCAGACTCAACCGGCACCCGCGGCGTCAGCTTCCGCCCCAACCTTCGTTCCCCCCGCCACCGCCGCCTCCGCCGGCGGACAACCCGGCGGAGCAGCCGACCTCTCCGTCCGAATCGATACCGCCAAACTCGACTTCCTGGTCGACATGGTGGGCGAGCTGGTCATCGCCCAGACCCTGGTCAACGCCAACTCGCTGATCAGCGGCGACCCCAAGCTCAACAAGGACGTCGGCCAGGTCAGCAAGATCGTGCGCAACGTCCAGGAAATGGCCATGTCGCTGCGGATGGTCCAGATCGGCGGCACCTTCCAGAAGATGGCCCGCCTGGTACGCGATGTCTCCCGAAAGGCCGGCAAGCAGGTCCAACTCAGCCTCGCCGGCGAGGAAACCGAACTCGATAAGAACGTCATCCAGCAGATCAGCGATCCGCTCATCCACATGGTCCGCAACGCGGTCGATCACGGGATCGAGCCCCCCGAGGCTCGCCGCGCGGCCGGCAAGAACCCGGTCGGGCACGTTCACCTGGCCGCCTATCACCAGGGCGGCAACATCGTGGTCGAGATCAGCGACGACGGCAAAGGCCTCGACCCGCAGATGCTCATCGCCAAGGGCATCGAAAAGGGCTTGGTCCAGCCGGGCGAAGAACTGACCGACCAGCAGGCGTACCAGCTCATCTTCGCCCCCGGCTTGTCCACCGCCGCCCAGATCACCGATATCTCCGGCCGCGGCGTGGGCATGGACGTCGTCAAGCGGAACATCGACCAGCTCCGCGGTAAGGTCGAAATCGCCTCCGAGAAGGGAAAGGGCTCGACGTTCTACATCCGCCTGCCTCTGACGCTCGCCATCATCGACGGCATGGTGGTCAGCGTCGGCCGCGAGCGATTCATCATCCCCACCATCGCCATCGCCCAGGCATTACGCCCGCTACCCGATCAGGTGTTCACGGTTCAGCAGCGCGGCGAAATGATCCAGGTGCGCGAACAGCTCATCCCACTCATCCCGCTGGGAATACTCTTCGGGCTGAGCGAGCGGGTGGACCCCTGCGACGCCATGGTCGTGATCTGCAACGTCGATGGCCGGCCGGTCGGCTTCGTCGTCAACGACCTGCTCGGCCAGCAGCAAGTGGTCATCAAAACCCTCGGCGAGCGATTCGAGGGACTGCAGGGCATCGCCGGCGCCGCCATCCTGGGCGACGGACGCGTCGGCCTGATCATGGAGGCCTCCGGCCTGGTCGAGGCTCACGAACGATACCAGCAGCGACAACTGATCGATCGCCGGCCGGATTCCAACACCAAGGAGATTCCGCATGAACACGCTGCTTGA
- a CDS encoding DUF2961 domain-containing protein, which yields MAPRTLRAFRSLSVVLVVLTAQGLVQAITTGSLLNDMTDLQRLAEQPSPAYTTKQFSSYDRASTDPKIATEKNWFANGDCGRYLRVEERAGRKEHVMMDIDGPGAIVRIWSANPKGTLSIYLDGNDDPVLQAPMSDLLGGKVEGLPKPIAGERSAGWNLYFPIPYAKHCKVTSDQGDFYYHVNYRTYPADTEVKTFVADDLKQHAAEIKELARKLASPRSAVVLPGDAAKTSFSKSVAAGAGVDLVELQGAKAVRRLEMTLSAKDLAAAARGVVMQMTFDGEQTVECPVGDFFGTAPGLNGFEALPCGIVAGSPATLYSHWVMPFKSGAKIAVKNFGKEPVQISGTAASVPYTWTSGSMHFHAKWRIQRDLPTRPFTDWAHLECTGSGRFVGGSLHVVNPVRDWWGEGDEKIYVDGEAMPSHFGTGTEDYYGYAWCSPALFVHAYHNQPRCDGPGNYGNTSVNRFHIIDDVPFTKQFKFDLENWHWHVTAKTVRAAVSYWYAKPGGKDFFASLTAADLVLTEVPEYQVPRVPGALEGEKLKVVGKTGKLEIQDLGERYSNGCQLWWTQAKPGEKLELAFEVKEAGPKHVMVRLTKARDYGQVQLYVNGRKAGAVMDLYNPDVIATEEIDLGVFDLKAGENQLGVEITGANEKAIQAYMFGLDYVKLK from the coding sequence ATGGCCCCGCGCACCCTTCGTGCCTTTCGGTCGTTATCGGTCGTCCTGGTGGTGCTCACGGCCCAAGGCCTGGTGCAGGCCATCACCACGGGGTCCCTGTTGAATGACATGACCGATCTCCAGCGATTGGCCGAGCAGCCGTCGCCGGCCTACACGACCAAGCAGTTCTCGAGTTATGATCGTGCGTCGACCGATCCTAAGATCGCCACGGAGAAGAACTGGTTTGCCAACGGCGACTGTGGGCGGTACTTGCGGGTCGAGGAGCGAGCCGGGCGGAAGGAGCACGTCATGATGGACATTGACGGGCCCGGGGCGATCGTCAGGATCTGGTCGGCGAATCCCAAGGGGACATTAAGCATATACCTGGACGGCAACGATGATCCGGTACTTCAGGCGCCCATGTCCGATCTGCTCGGCGGCAAGGTGGAAGGGCTTCCCAAACCGATCGCGGGGGAGCGCTCTGCGGGCTGGAACCTGTACTTTCCCATTCCGTACGCGAAGCACTGCAAGGTGACCAGTGATCAAGGCGATTTCTACTACCACGTGAATTATCGGACCTACCCGGCGGATACGGAGGTCAAGACCTTTGTGGCGGACGACCTGAAGCAGCACGCGGCGGAGATCAAGGAGCTGGCCAGGAAGCTGGCGTCCCCGCGGTCAGCGGTGGTTCTGCCTGGGGATGCGGCGAAGACGAGCTTCAGCAAGTCCGTGGCGGCGGGGGCGGGTGTGGACCTTGTGGAGTTGCAGGGTGCCAAGGCCGTTCGTAGGCTGGAGATGACGTTGTCGGCCAAGGATCTGGCGGCGGCCGCTCGGGGCGTGGTGATGCAGATGACCTTTGACGGGGAGCAGACGGTCGAGTGCCCGGTGGGTGATTTCTTTGGCACGGCTCCGGGTCTCAACGGATTCGAAGCGTTGCCCTGCGGCATCGTGGCCGGCAGTCCGGCGACGCTTTACTCCCACTGGGTCATGCCGTTCAAGAGCGGCGCGAAGATCGCGGTGAAGAATTTCGGCAAGGAGCCGGTGCAGATTTCGGGCACCGCCGCCAGCGTGCCCTACACCTGGACCTCCGGATCGATGCACTTTCATGCCAAGTGGCGGATCCAGCGTGATCTGCCGACGCGGCCGTTCACCGACTGGGCTCATCTGGAGTGCACGGGCTCCGGCCGATTTGTCGGCGGATCGCTGCACGTGGTCAACCCGGTGCGTGACTGGTGGGGCGAGGGTGATGAGAAGATCTACGTTGACGGCGAGGCGATGCCGAGTCACTTCGGCACGGGGACCGAGGACTACTACGGCTACGCGTGGTGCAGTCCGGCTTTGTTCGTGCACGCGTACCACAACCAGCCCCGGTGTGACGGGCCCGGCAACTACGGCAACACCTCGGTGAATCGTTTTCACATTATTGATGACGTCCCGTTCACGAAGCAGTTCAAGTTTGACCTTGAGAACTGGCACTGGCATGTGACCGCGAAGACGGTTCGGGCGGCGGTGAGTTACTGGTATGCCAAGCCGGGCGGGAAGGACTTTTTTGCGTCGCTGACGGCCGCGGACCTGGTTCTGACCGAGGTACCCGAGTACCAGGTGCCCCGCGTGCCGGGGGCTCTGGAGGGCGAGAAGCTGAAGGTCGTCGGCAAGACGGGCAAGCTGGAGATTCAGGATCTGGGCGAGCGTTACAGCAACGGTTGCCAGCTGTGGTGGACCCAGGCCAAGCCCGGCGAGAAGCTGGAGCTGGCGTTCGAGGTCAAGGAAGCGGGGCCCAAGCACGTGATGGTCAGGCTGACCAAGGCTCGCGATTACGGTCAGGTTCAGCTGTACGTTAATGGTCGGAAAGCCGGGGCGGTCATGGATCTCTATAACCCGGACGTCATCGCCACGGAGGAGATCGACCTTGGGGTCTTTGATCTCAAGGCTGGCGAAAACCAGTTGGGGGTCGAGATCACTGGAGCCAACGAGAAGGCGATCCAGGCGTACATGTTCGGCCTGGACTACGTGAAACTGAAATGA
- a CDS encoding DUF1343 domain-containing protein: protein MVLLGPRLSAVAGVPAVQTGIDVLVTDGFRPLAGKRVGLVTNPTGVTFDLRSTADVLNRAPNVKLVALFGPEHGIRGDVFAGDRVADSVDTATGVPVYSLYGKTHKPTPDMLKGIDVLVYDIQDIGSRSYTYISTMGIVMEAAAENHVEFMVLDRPNPLTGKRVEGRPIDEAHRKIGSNVGKYPIPYLYGLTCGELARMINEEGWLAKGVKCKLTVIPMTGWRRDMWFDQTGLPWVPTSPHVPRADVAMFYAATGIMGELQTVSEGVGYTLPFELAGAPFIKDAEALAQNLNNRRLPGVRFRPIYFKPYYIDRIKGQPCGGVQIHITDREYVELTPIQFHIMDAIRELYPNENLVGDGKRLDMLSKVCGTDRIGEMLGQRRPSEEIIRFWSSDLDEYMAKRAKFLLYD from the coding sequence ATGGTATTGTTGGGACCGAGGCTGTCGGCGGTGGCCGGGGTGCCGGCGGTTCAAACCGGCATTGACGTGCTGGTGACGGACGGTTTCAGGCCCCTGGCCGGCAAGCGTGTGGGGCTGGTCACGAATCCGACCGGGGTCACGTTTGACTTGCGGAGCACGGCGGACGTGCTGAACAGGGCTCCGAACGTCAAGCTGGTGGCGCTGTTTGGGCCGGAGCACGGCATTCGCGGAGATGTGTTTGCGGGGGACAGGGTCGCGGACTCGGTCGACACCGCGACCGGTGTTCCGGTGTACTCGCTGTACGGCAAGACGCACAAGCCGACTCCGGACATGCTCAAGGGAATCGACGTGCTGGTCTATGACATCCAGGACATCGGTTCCCGCTCCTACACTTACATCAGCACGATGGGCATCGTCATGGAGGCTGCGGCGGAGAACCACGTCGAGTTCATGGTTTTGGACCGTCCCAATCCGCTGACCGGCAAGCGCGTGGAGGGCCGGCCGATCGACGAAGCCCATCGTAAGATTGGCTCGAACGTGGGCAAGTATCCGATTCCCTACCTCTATGGTCTGACCTGTGGTGAACTGGCCCGGATGATCAACGAAGAAGGTTGGCTGGCCAAGGGGGTCAAGTGCAAGCTCACGGTGATTCCGATGACCGGCTGGCGGCGGGACATGTGGTTCGACCAGACGGGTCTGCCCTGGGTGCCGACCTCCCCGCACGTTCCGCGGGCGGACGTGGCCATGTTCTACGCCGCCACGGGCATCATGGGGGAACTGCAGACGGTCAGCGAGGGCGTCGGCTACACGCTGCCGTTCGAACTGGCGGGTGCCCCATTCATCAAGGATGCGGAGGCCCTGGCCCAGAATCTCAACAATCGGCGGTTGCCCGGGGTTCGGTTTCGCCCGATCTACTTCAAGCCTTATTACATTGATCGGATCAAGGGGCAGCCGTGCGGTGGCGTGCAGATTCACATCACCGACCGGGAATACGTCGAGCTGACGCCGATCCAGTTTCACATCATGGACGCGATCCGGGAACTCTACCCGAATGAGAACCTGGTCGGCGACGGCAAGCGGTTGGACATGTTGTCCAAAGTCTGTGGCACGGATCGTATTGGTGAGATGCTCGGGCAGAGAAGGCCGTCGGAGGAGATTATCCGCTTCTGGAGCAGTGATCTCGACGAGTACATGGCCAAGCGGGCCAAGTTCCTGCTCTATGATTGA
- a CDS encoding TRAP transporter substrate-binding protein, with protein MTKTSFLRGISIGVLIVLAVFGCREQAPSGGAGGAASQPALEGAIVLTYANFPPAKTFPCVQMERWKTEIEKRTQGKVTVKTSPGGTLLGAKNMFDGIISGVADIGNFAMSYQPGRFPVSEAVDQPLSFASAKAASLALYDLIEKYQPKEFEKVKLVTLFACPPASIMTTKPVRSLADLKGMSLRVSGTATDVIKSLGATPVGMPQSDTPDALQKGVIQGVVSSLEVLQDMGYASYCPYATPANLHVVTFAVVMNLEKWESLPADVKKAIDELRRDQAVWTGEYVDQHVAEALAWAKEKHNHQVNKLPDSDLAQMAEVFKPLVDAYVDRLVKAGLPGKEIMADLLRLKAEHEKAP; from the coding sequence ATGACCAAGACGTCATTCTTGAGAGGCATTTCCATTGGCGTGCTGATCGTTCTGGCGGTTTTTGGCTGCCGGGAGCAGGCTCCGAGCGGTGGAGCGGGCGGCGCCGCCAGCCAGCCGGCGTTGGAAGGTGCGATCGTGCTGACCTACGCCAACTTTCCGCCGGCGAAGACCTTCCCGTGCGTGCAGATGGAGCGGTGGAAGACGGAGATCGAGAAACGCACCCAGGGCAAGGTCACGGTGAAGACATCGCCGGGTGGCACGCTGCTGGGTGCCAAGAACATGTTTGACGGGATCATCTCAGGCGTGGCCGACATCGGCAATTTCGCGATGAGCTACCAGCCGGGCCGATTCCCGGTATCCGAGGCCGTGGACCAGCCGCTGAGTTTCGCCAGCGCCAAGGCGGCCTCGCTCGCGCTGTACGACCTCATCGAGAAGTACCAGCCCAAGGAGTTCGAGAAGGTCAAGCTGGTGACCCTGTTCGCCTGCCCGCCCGCCAGCATCATGACCACCAAGCCGGTGCGGTCGCTGGCCGACCTCAAGGGCATGTCGCTTCGGGTATCCGGGACGGCCACCGACGTGATCAAGAGCCTGGGGGCCACGCCGGTGGGCATGCCGCAGTCGGATACGCCTGACGCTCTCCAGAAAGGCGTCATCCAGGGTGTGGTGTCGTCTCTCGAGGTGCTTCAGGACATGGGGTATGCCTCGTACTGTCCCTATGCCACCCCGGCCAACCTGCACGTGGTCACGTTTGCGGTGGTGATGAACCTGGAGAAGTGGGAGTCGCTGCCGGCGGACGTGAAGAAAGCGATTGACGAGCTGCGCCGCGATCAGGCCGTCTGGACCGGGGAATACGTGGACCAGCATGTTGCCGAAGCCCTGGCCTGGGCCAAGGAGAAGCACAATCACCAGGTCAACAAGCTGCCGGACTCGGATTTGGCCCAAATGGCCGAGGTGTTCAAGCCGTTGGTGGACGCGTACGTGGACAGGCTGGTCAAGGCCGGTCTGCCCGGCAAGGAGATCATGGCCGATCTGCTTCGCCTCAAGGCGGAGCACGAGAAGGCCCCCTGA